In one Echinicola marina genomic region, the following are encoded:
- a CDS encoding response regulator transcription factor, with product MIREKLELLVEELKEKNIIHKDKINLKTYDELTRGVPEMLTLHDIANYRPIHINDACKKFYGFKNNFLRGMDYIYYIKTIHPSYYPTLFKSLTFFNEDQEEFLDLTYKLKNASGQWDILIGTTKTVTRSADGKPLNAISLLVPQEEHQPIQTAPMLLLETLTKREMEIFLLISESKKTNEIAQELFISEETVKKHKQNIYKKLQCNKTSELVKMAFELGFKY from the coding sequence ATGATTCGTGAAAAACTTGAACTTTTAGTTGAAGAACTGAAAGAAAAAAACATCATTCATAAGGATAAAATCAACCTTAAAACTTACGATGAGCTGACCCGGGGAGTTCCGGAAATGCTCACCCTACATGATATCGCCAATTACCGCCCCATCCATATCAATGACGCTTGCAAGAAATTCTATGGCTTCAAAAATAATTTCCTGCGGGGGATGGACTATATTTATTATATCAAAACCATTCACCCGAGCTATTATCCCACCCTCTTCAAATCACTCACTTTCTTCAATGAGGATCAGGAGGAGTTTTTGGACCTAACTTACAAATTGAAGAATGCCTCTGGCCAATGGGACATACTAATAGGCACCACCAAAACTGTCACCCGATCAGCGGATGGCAAGCCCCTCAATGCCATTTCCCTTTTAGTTCCCCAAGAAGAACATCAGCCCATACAAACAGCCCCAATGTTATTATTAGAGACACTTACCAAAAGGGAAATGGAAATATTTTTGTTGATATCAGAGAGTAAAAAAACCAATGAAATCGCCCAAGAGCTTTTTATATCTGAGGAAACTGTAAAAAAGCACAAACAAAATATCTACAAAAAGCTACAGTGCAATAAAACCAGTGAATTGGTCAAAATGGCCTTTGAACTAGGCTTTAAATATTAG